TAGGGTTAGCGGAGATTGAAGTAGTAATAGAAATATGCACCGGGTTATGTCAGGTGTTGGCAGTTAAAGGAGTTATTTCGTTTAGTAAAATGGATATAAGGTTTTAGGGAGGTACAGCCTGCTGGGAAAGTCCAGCCTTGGGACTGAGTGGTCCAGGGAATATCGTACCAGGAATGGTAGGGTAGCCAATTATAAGGAATCTTACAAAGATCAGATTGAGGGTGGGGTGAGTACCAAAGGCAAAGATACTTTTCCGAAGAGGCTAGTTGCCTTTAACTTGGTAGGTCTCCGCAAGGTATGGCTAGGCAAGCATCAAACTCAACAGCTTGAGGGGAGGCTGATTTGGTTACATTAATAATGAAATGCCCCTGGGCAATTAGGAGGAAGAAGAGACAAATTAGACCTTTTGAATGTTAATTTTGAGGGAGTTGGTCCTGGAGTGGTGGTCCATGATTCCATAAGGGGTGGGGTCCTTTTTACCCGAGTGTGATGAGTCCACCCCTGTTCAGCTGTTGGGACTGCTGTTTTAGGTGTTAGGAGTATTAGATAGGGTCCCTCCCACGATggttccagtttttctttctccagCTTTTGATGAGCACATAATCCCCAGGCTGATGTGGGTGTACTGGAAACTCTAGAGGTGGCGTTTGTGCTAAGAGGCCTTGGATCCTGAGGGAAGACAGGGTGGAAGACAGACGACACACatagtttttaagaaattgatCTTTTGTTTCCAATGTGGGGATGTCAGTGGTGGAATTTAAGTATGGCAATCTGTAGAGCATTTCGtaaggggacaggctgatatctTTTCAAGGAGTGGTACGAATTCTTAGTACGGCGATAGGGAGGCAGTTCATCCATGGCAGTTGGGTTTCGAAGATTAGTTAGGTGATTTTTTAGAGTTTGtttcattctttctacttttcatgaTGAGGGTGGGTGCCAGGGAGTATGatattcccatttttttttctagtgtctGGGTTAATCCTTTAATGACCTGTGCAGTAAAATGGGTTCCATTGTCTGAGTCAGTGTTCTCTATTAATCTGAATCTGGGTATGATGTCTTCTCTTGTGATACCTTACCCTGTTTTAATATGAATTGACTGTCCCTTAGCTGAGGAAGCCAGACAGACTCCGTTTGGCTCCTTCATTTGCAAGACATCAAGGGCTCCTTACCCACCCCCTTCCTCGAGGATTTAACTTGTGCAAGCTAACTCCCAACACATCAAAGAGTGCAATTAACTGATAAGGTACTGTGGCAAACTATATCCGCAGTTCCCAGGAATTTGCCCAGTTGATAGTACCTATAGCCCCCGCGTTTGTGTCCAGTAGATAGCATCCAAGGCCCTCGCACCTATCACCTTGTGATGGATTTAAAGCCCCTGCACTTGGAACTGTTTGTTTTCCTGTAACCATTtgtctttttgcttgttttacttCTGTGAGATTGCTTCAGCTTGATTCCCGCTCCCCTTTCTAAACCAAAGTGTAAAAAAAATCTAGCCCCTTTTTCAGGGCCGAGAGAATTTTGAGCACTAGCCGTCTCTTGGTCACCAGCTAATAAAGGACTCCTGAATTCATGTTAAAGTGTGGCGTTTCTCTATAACTCGCTCAGTTACAACACTATTGGTACTTTAACTACATTATTGTCAGTTGCACTTGGCAGGTGAATGGCTTCCACCCAGTGAGTGAGATGGTCCATTATAACTAACAAATATTTGAGGCAGCCTATTTGGGGCATTTCAGTATAGTCTCTTTGGACACTTTAGGAATGGCCGTAGCCCAGGATTTCTTCCCCCAAAGGGtggtttttttaaagtttgtttattGGTTTTTCTGCATACCATACAACTGTCTGTGACTTGCCTGGTAAGGGTATAAATCCCTATACACCCGTAGGTTCTAAGGACTGCGTCACACACGGCTTGGGGACCCCAGTGAATTCCTTGGTGAAGTTGTACTAAGATTTCTCTCATTAGGGGCTTAGACAACATTTCTTTGTTATCTGGCAGTATCCATTTCACTTCTGAGTTTTCATTAGCccctattttctttaatttttctttatgtggTTGGGAGAAGATGGGGGTTGCGGATGGGGAAGGGAGACAAGGGGTTAAATGGAAAACGGGTGCTTCTTGGGAAGCGACTCTCGAAAGAGGAACCTTTTTGGTGTCCTGGGACATAAACAATGACTGTATCCTCTAGTAGCTGAAGGTTTTCTAATACTTGCATGATTAACTCTTTGTGGACAAGGTTTTGGCCCTTGCTAGTAATAAGACCTCGTTCAGTCCAAATCTTCCCAAAGGTATGGGCCACTCCAAAAGCATATTTGGAATTGGTGTAAATATCCCTTCTTGATTCTGCAGATATTTTAAGGCTTGATTTAGTGCGAACAACTCACATGTTTAGTTAGACCAGTTATTGGGCAGTCTCCCTGATTCAACTTCTATGAGAGTTTCTCCATTAACACTGAGTAGCCATTATGTTTTTTCTCTTCAGTTACCCAGGAGGAGCCGTCTACAGAGAAATGGTGCCCTGTTTTTAAAGGGGTCTCACTTAGATCAGGCCTTACTTTAGTCTGATGATTGATTAAGTCTAAGCTTTTGTGCTCAGGGTCTCCGGCATTTGGATTTCCTGTCAGGAAGTTGGTggggttggccaggtgcagtggctcatgcctgtaatcccagcactttgggaggccgagatgggtggatcacctgaggtcaggagttcaagaccagcctgattaacatggagaaaccccatctctactaaaaatacaaaaaaattagccaggtgtggtggcacatgcctgtaatcccagctactcggtaggctgagacaggagaatttgcttgaatccgggaggcagaggtcgtggTGAGCCAagttgtgccattgtactctagcctgggcaataagagtgaaaccgtctcaaaaaaaaaaaaaaaggccgggcgcggtggctcaagcctgtaatcccagcactttgggaggccgagatgggcagatcacgaggtcaggagatcaagaccatcctggctaacccagtgaaaccccgtctctactaaaaaatacaaaaaactagctgggcgaggtggcgggcacctgtaatcccagctacttgggagtctgaggcaggagaagggcgtaaacccaggaagcggagcttgcagtgagctgagatctggccactgcaccccagcctgggcaacagagcgagactctgtctcaaaaaaaaaaaaaaaggaaggtggcAGGGTTGAGCTCATTGTCAGTGGTTAGGGTTAAATCACCTTTTTCTAATAGAATAGCTTCATATTTTAGGATTCTTGAATCCGTAAGCTATCTCCCTGCTTTTTGGCTAAGAATGGTTTTAACCTGATGGGGTGTGCTTACAATGAGACTTCCCCCAAAgggtatttttctactttcttttgtcAATAAAGCAGTTGCTGCTATAGATTAGATACATTCAGGTCACCCATGGGTTACTAGGTCAAGAATACTTGACAGAAAGGCTGTGGGCTGGCGATGGCCCCCATGCTTTTGAGCGAGTACTCCTATAGCTGCCCCCTTGCTTATATTAGCAAAAAGGTGAAATGGCTGTTCTAAGGATGGCAGAGCTAAGACAGGGGCAGTTATAAGTAGATGTTTTAGTTCCTCAACTTGCTGGACTTCTTGTGGAGTCCAAAGAAAGGGGTCGGGCCCTTCTTGGGTGAGTTTTAGATATAGAGGCTTTGTCTTTAAGGCATAAGAGTCAATCCACAGGCAACAATTTCCAACTAGCCCCAAGAATTTTcgaagtttttgttttgtcttaggCAATGGCAAGGATATGATCCCTTCAATTTGTTCGGGCCCTATCTTCCGCTTCCCTTTGCTTGTTAAGTCCCGTGTATTTTACCTTGGGTTCTATGAGCTGGAGTTTACTTTTTGGACCCATAACCGTTGTTTCCTTAGGAAATTTAGAATTGTGTTTACTTGGTCTTTGGTGCCTCCAGAAATGAGCAGGTCGTCCACATATTGGAGTAGATATAAGGATGATGAAAGAGTGAAATTCTCTAGGACTTGTTCCAAAATTTGACTGAATAGGTTTGGAGAGTCTGTAAACCCTTGGGTTAGAACTGTCCATCGGTACTGTTGCTTCCAACTGGAGTGAGGGTCCTCCCATTCGAAAGCAAATATGTCCCAGCTATCCTCAGCTAAGGGGCAAGCCCAGAAGTCATCCTTGAGGTCTATTACTGTGAACCACTGGCGGTCATGAGGGATCTTGCTGATAATGGTGTAAGGGTTAGGAATGACAGGGTGGGTGGTCTGGACTATTTGGTTAATGGCTCAAAGGTCTTGTAGTAGTCGATATGACCCATCTGACTTTTTTACAGGCAGTATTGGAGTGTTGTAAGAGGACATACAGGGTTTAAGAAGTTCTTCCTGAAGGAGACCTTCGATTATAGGTTATAAACCTATTCTGCCTTTCAAGGGAATAGGGTACTGTTTTCTCTTTACAACTTCCCCAGGATTTCTTAATTTTACATGGATTGGAGAAACTTGTAATTTCCCCCAATTTCCTTCCTCTGACTATACATCAGAATGGATTTGGCTCTCCTCTAGGATTTAAAGTAAGTTTAAGGAAGTAGAGAATTTTCCTTGATTAACATATAGACCTATACCTAATTTTATCATTAAGTCCCTCCCGAACAGGTTTGTCCCTGCTTCTGGAATTAACAGGAATTTGATGCTAGCTAATTAGTCCTGATACGTGACTTTGCAGAAGCCcacaggctgaggccaggaggtggtgctggggaggaaggcaggaagatgaGTGATCAAGAGAATGCCACAGCTTTTCTCTTACTGTTATTTTACCAGAGCCACTTAATACAATCAGACAATTCTTTAAGAAAACTGGAGACTGCCTTCTTCTTCCAAGAAACTTGGTACTGAAGAGAACTACAAGAGGAAAAGGTGTAAGTGACTGTGTTCTGAGAGGCATTTTTTAAGAGTTTGGTGTTTCCCAGTTTCTGGCTACTATCTCACAGGTTCTAGAATACAGGTCTTATTGGCCTACTAGCGCTAACCTGTTGAAGTTTGTTGATGAATCTGCAGGGCGCCTGTGAGGAGAGCTTCACAGAGATGGCTAGACCCTGGTGAGAGAGAGTGACATCAGTGTCGTTTTACACCCTGCAAAGGAGGGGCTGTATTTTGGCATAAGAAGGCGCATTGGTGATTGGTGGTAGTGAAGGCTTATAGCAAGAGAAAGTTCCGTTAGAAGAACTTCTGTTTATCAGAGCTCCAGAACCTTTCTTCTGGGAGACCATTGATGGCGAGACCTGCCATCAGGAGAGGAGGCTCAGCCAGCTTGCGTTTGATTCCTGGCGAAGGGTGGGTTTGTTCCAAGCAGGAAAAGCAGCTTCTACTGAAGCAGGGACTCTACCTCCCACTCTGTACAGAGTCCCGGAAGGTTACTGCTGATAGGGACATTACTGTGGCTCAAGTCCTTCATGGAAGAGACCAGGAACTGATGGCCCAAATTACCTAGCAAATGTTTGGGCTGAGCTGTGATTTGGACCCAGCACATTCAGAGGTCCTGCCTTTACATCATCGTCTTTTGTTTTCTGGAGTGCTGGTAGGTTAGATCCCAAACTCTGAAGTACTGTGTGTGTCAAAACACTTTCTCCCCATCCCACTTTGACCTAGCCTCTTCCTCAGCAGGCCCATGTCCTTTCTCCTAATTCACTTTGAAGAGGCAACAGGATACAGTGAAAAGAGCTCTGAGTTTGTATCAAACAGGGCTGGGTTCAAAGTTCTGCTTCATTGTTTCATGGCTATGTAACCTTAAGCAACTCACTTACcatctctgagtctctgtttccttctctggtAAAACAAGGACAACAGTTGCCTTTCTGGGGCCTAGCATTCAATAGGCACTCAATCAGTGAGCGTGATTTCCTAAGGTGGAAGAGTTTGTATCACCTTTGGGATTTCCAGTGGGTTTGGGGTGTTTTCTGCCATAATCCCAGTAGACTCTATACCTTCTGGCTACCCTGGACCATAAAGGAGTGAATAAAAAAGTCTCAAGACTGAACACAAAACAGAAATGAGTCAAAAGAAAGCTCTTTATTGATTGACTCAGCAACCCAGGGCTGGCACCCATCAGCTTCAAACCACATCTTATCCCATCCACTCCTGTCCACTCCCGTCCACTTTGCCCTCTTCCAGGCTGGAATCTTGCTTTCAGGCAAGGGCTTCCGGCCAGCTTTGCATTAGTTCTCGGCCATGGTTTTCTGAACCCAGTCCTGGATGGAAGTCACCTTCACATACACACCATACTCAGCCACACCACAGCTCTTATCAAAGCTTAGGATCCCAGCCGCGTACCAGGTATTCTTCTCCAGGTCATGAACGGCAAAGGCACTGCCCGCATCGCCATAACAGGTGTCTTCCTGGTACTTAGACATGCCGGCACAGAAGGTGTGTTCATTCAGTATGGGCTGCACCCCTACAGGGCTCTTCGGTGCTTTCCTTTTGGGGCATTTGCTGCCTTCATAGTGCTTTATGCAGTCGTATTGGTCAGCCACAGGCAGCATGACATACTTCAGATGGTCAGTAAATTTAAAATTGGCATTTCGCCCCCAGCCAGACACGTAACCCACACGCCCTACTTCTGCATAATCCTTTGAAGGTAGGCAGATGGGCATCACTCTCTCATTAATAGGCACCTTCTGTTTGAGTTTGATGAGCCCAATATCTACCTGGGAGTAGTTAGGGTGTAGAACCACCTTCTCAATCTCTACAAGCTGCTTTTTCCCCACATAGAGTGTGGAAGTAGGGGCAATGTCTTTTGCTGTTGCATTTTCTGAATGGTCCAGGAAGAGATTTTTAGCCATGGTCAGCAGCTGTTGTTCATTGATCAGCGTGGCCCGTGGTGAGATTATGGTGGGAAACCATCTTAGCCTGCCAGGGAAAGCTGCCTTTGGCATCCAGGTGTCCACCCAGGATCCGCTGCACTGCATCTGCCGGATTCTTGGGCTTCCCACATACTGTCAAAGAGAGCAAGACACTCGTGAGTGGAAATGTGCAAGAGCCTTTCCATCTGAGAAAGAGGGGTAAAAGCATGGGCGGCTGTCACTGCTGCGTAAACTAGGAAGATTTAAATGCTTTGCCCTTACCACCTGCTCATCTCATTCCCAATAGTTGcagttctaaaataattttttaaattgtttacattACAAAAAGCTCTATTTCTAACTAAGGAATTTAGAAATACTGAGATTTTGAGCCCTGGCTGGTGAATTATGTTTAAACGGTTATCCCAACAAAGGAATTTTCACAATTCCCTGAAATTCATTCAAAGGTCTaggggccagacgtggtggctgacgcctgtaatcccagcactttgggaggccgaagcagttggatcacctgagatcaggaatcagcaccattgcactccagcctgggcgacaaaagcgaaactctgtctcaaaaaataaaaaacaaagaaaaagaataagaaagggcTAGGAACTACAATAATTCATTATCTCTGAAGAAAGAGGAATCTAGAGCAACATTGGCTGGAGCTcatattttgtagaatttgcagtTAATACGAGGCAGGTTGGGAGTTCCGCACCCCTCACAGCAGAAGAGGCTGGGCCTTTGCCTCTGGTTCTTAGAGGGAAAGCAGAGAGCAACAACTCTTACTAATAACAAGAAGCGGGAGTCCCAGCCCACGTCCATTTTTAGGCTTCCGTGGATTAAGATTTTATAATCCCTTGACTTGTTCTCCCTGGAGCTTGCTTCTCTTTAGACCCAGGGCTCCCTAGCAGGTTCTCTGTATGCACAGGCTCTCCTGATCTGTGGGCAGTGTAGACAATGGATTCAGCCAGTGCCCTTCAGGCCCCAGTGATCAAGACCCTTAGACCCTTAGTGACCCTTAGGAAGTTACCACCTAACTGCTTAAGTCTCTCCCTGGCCAGCTGCGGTTCTCCCACATCCCTCCTCCTGGCTCTTGTGTGCTCAGAGGAAGCCGCACTGGAAGGCTGTGCCTCTAGGACGTCCCCACCCAGAAGCCCGCCTGCACTGGTAAGTACTCAGCACCCACCTGCTTCACATTCAGGAAGTTTATCTCCAACAGCCTTATTTGTCCACTGCTTCTCATTGTTTAAGGTGTACACTCCTGAAACAAAAGGCAAGAAATGAGCCAAAGGCAAAGTCAAGTCTGAACCCCGAGCAGAGTGAGAAGGCATTtaaagagaagaattaaaaggaagaggaaaaggggacaaataggaaggggaaaaggagagagaatatgaggaggagggaaggagtgcTGTGCTGGAAACCAAGTGCCTGGACTCCAGTTACGCCCAGCAGAACCCACTGTGGTCATGGCGGTCACAGCCAGGCAGTACAGGGAGGGCTcggggttcaaatcctgactgcaTCTTACAGGCTGCCTGAATTTGGGCAAGAGATTCAAcctgtctgtgcctctgtttccttatcaGCAAAGTGAGAACAATAACCTCTATTCAGAGGGATACTGTGAGGACTAAGTGAGTAAATAAATATGAAGCACTTAGAGCAGTGCCAGGACAGCAAGACTCACTAGGTGGGGGTGACCTATCGTCATCAGTGTTCCTCCTTTTCCCACATCTCCCGCTGGAGATGGAAATCTGACTCTGAGATAGGTAGGCTGCCTGGCATGGCCTCCccttaacaaaacagaaaacttgagGCTGACAAAAGTTCGTCTGCCCAAAGGGCCACAGCTACCGGCAACAAAACGCTTATTAGAATCTAACTCTCCTGGCTCCAAGGAGAGCAATGAACTTTCTGGCGAATCACCCCAGCACCGCCCATAGGGCATAGAGACAGTTGTCCAGGTCTTACCATCTCCTTCTGTGCGCAGCCTGTAGTAGTTCTTACACTGGTAGCGAACCGAGTGCTCCACGTAGCCATTTGCGATCATGGGGGGCTTTGGGCAGccgtcatctgcaaagagagaagCCAGAGAGTTTACTATTTGGAAATTGTTCCCAGAGACCCATGAAAAGTCAGATGAGAGGAAGCTGCTCTGCACATCAATCTCCTTCTGCCCCAAATAGAAGCCAACAGAAGTGCACGCTCCCCTCATTTCTGGCAGGAACCCCAATGTTCCTGGCAGTTCTGAAAGCTCAGAGGTCGGGATGAGAAGGGGGAACTTTCTTCTCTCAAAGAAAGAATGCAGACCCGAGAGGGTAAGAGTGGGATGCGGCAGCGCCAGGAATGCATGCTCCTACCCAACCAAAGACTGACCTGGGATATCTGTGACATCATTGCCTGAGTACAATGCAAAAAGCTGTCGTCCCCAGAGCAGGAGGGAAATGACAGCTCCCAGGTCACTGCAGAGAGAAAACAAGGAGTGGAaagctggtctccctgcttcgCAGCACATGCATGcatccacacacacatgcatgtacacacacgcgcgcgcacacacacacacacgcatacacacacactcctcccACTAATCAGCCAGAAAAGAAAATCGATATATGGAAGTGCTACGACCAAGAAGTTGCCCCCGCCCCCTCACACACATGCTTCAGCAGCAGCTTCTGAGCATACCATGCTTCCAGCAAGCTCTGTCATGCTGGGAATTCTGCAGAAGCTTCAGAGAGGGATAGAAGGGTACATAGGTAGGAAGGGACCTCAGTTTCTGGCCGCAGTCAGGAAAATACGTTGGCA
The genomic region above belongs to Chlorocebus sabaeus isolate Y175 chromosome 5, mChlSab1.0.hap1, whole genome shotgun sequence and contains:
- the LOC103233192 gene encoding LOW QUALITY PROTEIN: haptoglobin (The sequence of the model RefSeq protein was modified relative to this genomic sequence to represent the inferred CDS: inserted 2 bases in 1 codon) — encoded protein: MRGACTSVGFYLGQKEIDVQSSFLSSDFSWVSGNNFQIVNSLASLFADDGCPKPPMIANGYVEHSVRYQCKNYYRLRTEGDGVYTLNNEKQWTNKAVGDKLPECEAVCGKPKNPADAVQRILGGHLDAKGSFPWQAKMVSHHNLTTGXTLINEQQLLTMAKNLFLDHSENATAKDIAPTSTLYVGKKQLVEIEKVVLHPNYSQVDIGLIKLKQKVPINERVMPICLPSKDYAEVGRVGYVSGWGRNANFKFTDHLKYVMLPVADQYDCIKHYEGSKCPKRKAPKSPVGVQPILNEHTFCAGMSKYQEDTCYGDAGSAFAVHDLEKNTWYAAGILSFDKSCGVAEYGVYVKVTSIQDWVQKTMAEN